In the genome of Methanopyrus kandleri AV19, one region contains:
- a CDS encoding radical SAM protein, translating to MKTSTPAGSTEVDLGSLHPGLKVERHSGYLRFRLYGLIEFEVDPEEFRRMVTAVISKRERRTVPVTLQGTRVAAPVPREVLVGVLTDLISRLAGESGKNAYTGRRVYYITETTGIPLIGHTAFGLIDRGTNVIQVRPLSGCNLCCIYCSVDEGPISRTRSRDFMVDPDYLMEWFDRVAEFKGQGLEAHLDGQGEPTLYPFLPDVVQALKEHPHVDIVSIQTNAVPLSEDLVDELVEAGIDRFNVSVNSLDPKKARAMAGRKDYDVEHVKRVVEYIAQETEADVLVAPLWLPGYNDDDIVEIIGWAAKIGAGKRWPPLGIQNYLEYRFGRRPKFLRRVIPMKEFYRWLRELESRTEVRPLVLKPEHFGTEPRKSLPKPFRRGDVIRAEIVLEGRLRGEMIARAADRVIAIPDSAKILNVGDRVRVKVTRDKHNIFVGILV from the coding sequence TTGAAGACAAGTACGCCGGCAGGGTCCACTGAAGTCGACCTGGGCTCCCTACATCCCGGTCTGAAAGTCGAGCGACACTCCGGCTACTTACGGTTCAGACTTTACGGACTGATCGAGTTCGAGGTGGACCCCGAAGAATTCCGCCGAATGGTGACTGCCGTAATCTCCAAACGTGAGCGGCGCACGGTACCGGTCACCCTGCAAGGCACTCGTGTGGCGGCTCCGGTACCCCGTGAGGTGCTGGTCGGCGTTCTAACAGATCTCATATCCAGACTCGCCGGCGAGTCCGGAAAGAACGCCTACACGGGTCGTAGGGTGTACTACATCACCGAGACTACAGGTATCCCGCTGATAGGCCACACGGCTTTCGGCCTCATCGACCGTGGAACCAACGTAATACAGGTGCGCCCGCTCTCCGGGTGCAATCTCTGCTGCATATACTGCAGTGTGGACGAAGGACCGATCTCCCGCACGCGTTCGCGGGATTTCATGGTGGACCCTGACTACCTGATGGAGTGGTTCGACCGCGTAGCCGAGTTCAAAGGTCAGGGACTCGAAGCGCACCTCGACGGTCAGGGTGAACCCACGCTGTACCCTTTCCTGCCCGATGTGGTTCAAGCCCTCAAGGAGCACCCACACGTCGACATCGTCTCCATACAGACCAACGCCGTACCGCTGAGCGAAGACTTGGTGGACGAGCTCGTCGAGGCTGGAATCGACAGGTTCAACGTGAGCGTCAACTCGCTCGACCCGAAGAAAGCTCGGGCCATGGCGGGCCGGAAGGACTACGACGTCGAGCATGTGAAGAGGGTGGTCGAGTACATAGCCCAAGAGACCGAGGCCGACGTGCTGGTGGCGCCGCTGTGGTTGCCGGGTTACAACGACGATGATATCGTGGAGATCATCGGGTGGGCGGCGAAGATAGGGGCGGGGAAGCGGTGGCCGCCACTCGGGATCCAGAACTACCTAGAGTACAGGTTCGGTCGACGACCTAAGTTCCTACGTCGGGTTATACCGATGAAAGAGTTCTACAGGTGGCTCAGGGAGCTGGAAAGCAGGACGGAAGTGCGTCCGCTGGTGCTCAAACCCGAACACTTCGGGACCGAGCCCAGGAAATCACTACCGAAACCGTTCCGACGGGGAGATGTGATCAGAGCGGAAATAGTGTTGGAAGGACGGTTGCGGGGTGAGATGATAGCCCGAGCCGCCGATCGCGTGATCGCCATCCCGGACTCCGCCAAGATATTAAACGTGGGAGACCGCGTCCGGGTGAAAGTGACGAGGGACAAGCACAACATCTTCGTGGGGATCTTGGTCTGA
- a CDS encoding 30S ribosomal protein S19, producing the protein MAEERSKDDIPDWWEKEWVEFRYRGYTLGELMKMPIEEFIELLPARQRRSLKRGLPSRHKKLLRKVRRARRLLRRGKKPPVIRTHCRDMIILPEMVGLTIAVYNGKEFKEVKIEPEMIGHYLGEFAKTRKTVEHGGIGATRSSLFVPLK; encoded by the coding sequence ATGGCGGAGGAACGCTCGAAGGATGACATACCGGACTGGTGGGAGAAGGAGTGGGTTGAGTTCAGGTACCGGGGCTACACCCTGGGCGAGCTGATGAAGATGCCTATCGAGGAGTTCATCGAGCTACTCCCCGCACGCCAGCGTCGCTCGCTGAAACGTGGCCTGCCCTCCAGGCACAAGAAGCTGCTGCGCAAGGTCCGGCGAGCTCGGAGGCTCCTGAGACGCGGTAAGAAGCCTCCGGTAATCCGGACCCACTGCCGGGATATGATCATCCTGCCCGAAATGGTAGGACTGACCATCGCGGTGTACAACGGAAAGGAGTTCAAAGAGGTGAAGATCGAGCCGGAGATGATCGGTCACTACCTCGGTGAGTTCGCCAAGACCAGGAAAACCGTCGAGCACGGAGGAATCGGTGCTACACGGAGCTCGTTGTTCGTGCCACTGAAGTAA
- a CDS encoding B12-binding domain-containing radical SAM protein — protein MIDVLLINPPDVTTKYQRFLGITAPPLGLAYIAAVLEEAGYTVKILDCPPLDMSFEDLRRAVRKLRPRIVSIMATTPIIHQAYQAAKVVKEELEDVIVCLGGYHPTFMDVECLKECPYVDVVVRREGEFTLLDLAKVFIDGVKTLSEVLGITYREKDDIVRAPDRPLIRDLDALPFPARHLLPMDKYTFFGAKTTATTMVSSRGCPVGCDFCASSAMHGHKLRMHSAERVVSEMAHVHENYGSDIIAFVDDTFTYDRRRVEEICRLIVESGLDVTWGCAARVDTIDRELLELMREAGCSVLFFGVESGSQEVLDNVGKGFTVEQTKKAFQLCREFDIVTVASAVIGLPGETHRSARQTIKFLKEIDPDYAVVSVATPYPGTKFYQEAVEKGLIEEKSWDKYTLMDPVVRTTELSPEEVKKYQKRAMIEFYLRPRYLIRRLKEDGIDAVRVTGTMIAEVAFKKMKALLAKIPSPRFSHRKGSDE, from the coding sequence ATGATCGATGTCCTCCTGATCAACCCCCCTGATGTCACGACTAAGTACCAGCGATTCTTGGGCATTACAGCGCCTCCGCTTGGACTAGCCTACATCGCCGCGGTGCTCGAGGAGGCGGGATACACGGTTAAAATCCTCGATTGTCCCCCACTGGACATGTCCTTCGAGGACCTGAGACGAGCCGTGCGGAAGCTCCGTCCTAGAATCGTATCCATCATGGCCACGACTCCGATCATTCACCAAGCCTACCAGGCGGCCAAGGTCGTCAAGGAAGAACTAGAGGACGTCATCGTATGCCTTGGCGGTTATCATCCTACCTTCATGGACGTCGAGTGCCTCAAGGAGTGCCCCTACGTCGACGTCGTGGTACGGCGTGAGGGCGAATTCACGCTCCTGGATCTGGCGAAGGTGTTCATCGACGGCGTAAAGACACTCTCAGAGGTACTGGGGATCACGTACCGGGAGAAGGACGACATCGTCAGAGCCCCTGATCGACCCCTCATTCGCGATCTCGACGCACTACCGTTCCCCGCGCGTCACCTGCTTCCCATGGACAAGTACACTTTCTTCGGGGCTAAAACCACCGCCACCACGATGGTGTCGAGCAGGGGTTGTCCCGTAGGATGTGACTTCTGCGCTTCTTCAGCGATGCACGGCCACAAACTCCGGATGCACTCGGCCGAGCGTGTGGTTTCCGAGATGGCGCATGTCCACGAGAACTACGGATCGGACATCATAGCCTTCGTCGATGACACGTTCACGTACGATCGGCGGCGTGTCGAGGAGATCTGTCGGCTCATCGTGGAAAGCGGTCTAGACGTAACCTGGGGCTGTGCCGCACGCGTCGACACGATCGACAGGGAGTTACTTGAACTCATGCGCGAGGCGGGATGCTCGGTCCTGTTCTTCGGAGTCGAGTCGGGTAGCCAGGAGGTCCTGGACAACGTCGGTAAGGGGTTTACGGTCGAGCAGACGAAGAAGGCGTTCCAACTCTGCCGCGAGTTCGACATAGTGACCGTGGCTTCGGCTGTGATCGGCTTACCGGGCGAGACCCACAGGAGTGCCCGGCAGACGATAAAGTTCCTGAAAGAAATCGACCCCGATTACGCCGTGGTGTCCGTCGCGACGCCATATCCCGGCACTAAGTTCTACCAAGAGGCCGTGGAGAAAGGGCTCATCGAGGAAAAGTCGTGGGACAAGTACACCCTCATGGACCCGGTGGTCAGGACGACCGAGCTGTCCCCAGAGGAGGTGAAGAAGTACCAAAAGCGCGCCATGATCGAGTTCTATCTTCGTCCCCGGTATCTTATCCGACGGCTGAAGGAGGACGGCATCGATGCCGTCCGTGTGACCGGAACGATGATCGCCGAGGTCGCGTTCAAGAAGATGAAAGCGTTGTTGGCTAAGATCCCGAGTCCTCGGTTTTCACACCGCAAGGGCTCGGACGAGTGA